The Labilibaculum sp. sequence CAATTGATAAACCAACAATAATTTGGGGTGAATATTTTCTTTGGTTATCTTATTGATTGAAACAAGACAATATCAGTTATAATTGCTGGTTTGTCGATAGGTAAACATGTTTGTCTAATTTTGTTTGCAATAAAATGTAATAACATTAATATTGTATACAGATTTATTTTTAATACCAACAGCTATTATGATTCGACTACAAAACATTCACAAATCGTATATTACCGGTACTAACAAACTTCACGTTTTAAAGGGAATTGATTTGCACATAAAAGAAGGCGAATTAGTTTCCATAATGGGATCCTCAGGATCAGGTAAATCTACACTTCTTAATATACTTGGTCTTTTGGATAATCATGATGAAGGAGTTTACACTCTTAATCAGCAGGAAATAAAAGCCATGAGCGAAACAAAAGCCGCTAAGCTTCGAAATAATCTACTCGGTTTTGTCTTCCAGTCTTTTAATCTGATTTCTTTTAAAAATGCCATGGAAAATGTTGCCCTTCCATTGTATTACCAAAAGGTTGCAAGAAAAAAGAGAAATAAAATAGCCTTGGAGTATCTGGATAAAATGGGACTGAAAGAT is a genomic window containing:
- a CDS encoding ABC transporter ATP-binding protein; the protein is MIRLQNIHKSYITGTNKLHVLKGIDLHIKEGELVSIMGSSGSGKSTLLNILGLLDNHDEGVYTLNQQEIKAMSETKAAKLRNNLLGFVFQSFNLISFKNAMENVALPLYYQKVARKKRNKIALEYLDKMGLKDWAEHMPNELSGGQKQRVAIARSMITKPKIILADEPTGALDSATSIEVMDLLKEINQSGITVIIVTHENDIAHMTDRIINLKDGRIESIIENNKINSMETIRIPQD